The Rhodothermales bacterium genome includes the window CCGAGCGTGGAGATTCATGTGCTGCAGGGTGACCGCACCATGGCCACCGACAACCGCACCATCGGGCGCTTCCACCTGGACGGCATTCCGCCGGCCCCGCGTGGCATGCCGCAGGTAGAGGTCACATTCGACATCGACGCCAACGGCATCCTCAACGTGTCCGCCAAGGACAAGGCGACGGGGAAGGAGCAGTCCATCCGCATCGAAGCCTCGAGCGGCCTCACCGATGCCGAGATCGAGAAGATGCGCACCGATGCGAAGGCGCACGCCGACGAGGACAAGAAGAAGCGTGAGGAGGCCGACAAGGTCAACTCCGCCGACGCTCTCATCTTCTCCACCGAGAAGAACCTCACCGAGTACGGCGACAAGCTGCCGGCCGACAAGAAGGCGAAGATCGAGGCCAGCCTCGAGCGCCTGAAGGAAGCCCACAAGAACAAGGACCTGACCGAAATCGAGTCGGCCATGCAGCAGCTGAATGAGGCGTGGAACGAGGCCAGCCAGGACCTCTACAACGCGCAGCAGGAAGCGGCTACGGCCGAAGCCTCCGGGGACGGCGCTGCCGGCGAAGCCCCCGACGTCGAGGCCGAGGAGGTCAAGGACGTGGACTTCGAGGTCGTCGACGAGGACGAGAAGTAAGCAGCCCGTCTGCGCTGCTCCCGGTAAGCGCGTGGCCCCGTAAGGCCATCCGCTCAGAAGCGCCGGGGGGACTCCGCAGGCGGTCTACATAGATGGTCGGGCCTTGGGCCCGGCCGCGACCTTGCCGGTCCTGTAACGCCGGTAGTGAACCCCCGATCGGTTGAGGCCGGTCGGGGGTTCTTTTTCCGGCCCTGGCGGAAACCATCCCCACATCTGACCAATGTGGCCCTTGTCCTCCTCCGGACATTCCCTCGATTTTAGGGAATGCGCGTCGTATGCCTGGTTCTACTTGCGATGGTGACCCCATGGGGCACGCTCGCCCAACCTTTGACCGTTTCGCTCCGTCCGCTGGAATCGCCCTTGCCTCGGGTGTCTTCCGCTGTGGAGGATTCGTGGGGCGACGTGTGGATTGGCTCTGCACAAGGGTTGCACCGATGGGATTACAGACGACTTCAAGCGGTGGAGATCCCGCCCGGATTGCTACCAGCACAGGACCCGTCCCTTTCAGACTGGGGAGTCGAGGAAGATGCCGTGTCGAGCCTGCTCGTGCTTGAAGACGATCTGTTGGTGGGGACCCCGCACGGACTGCTGGCGATGGACTGGGGGACCCGGACGTGGCGCAGGATTGACGTTTTGGGAGCGTGCTCAGGAGCCCCGGCCGGCGATCCGGTGCGGATTGGTGCCGTTCGCGATATGGCCAGCAGCACGGTCGGCACCCTTGTCACGAGCGGTGAAGGCCTGTTTCAGCTCACGGACGGAGCTCTGTGCCGTCTAGACGCAGGCTCCTATTTCGGACTCACCGCAACCCCGAATCTGACCTTCGCAATCAAGTCCGGCGACCAGGAATCCACGGTGATGGGTCTGGACCAGGACCGTGTATACCCCCGAAAGAAGGTGGCGGGGAGAATCGCCGGACTCGCGGCCTTCGGTGACACCCTGGTCGTGGCCACGTTTGAGCAAGCGACGGTGCTGCGGCCTGATGGGTCGTCGCCGGAACAGCTCCAACTTTCCATGCCGCCCCTCGGTTATTACGCGCTTGGGCCAGACCTCCGTCTAAAGTCGGACAATCCGCGTGAGGTATCCGGCATCCGGGACGTTTTCATCGCCAGCAACGGTTCTCTGTGGGTGACACATCGACTGGGAGTGTCTGTTTTTGCCCGCCTGCCGGGTAGATGGCGACGCAACGCGAGCGCGCTTCTGGAGAACGCCTCGTTCGCATCGGCTCTCCACGAGACCTCCGGAGAGCTGTGGTTTGCAACTACGGAGGCGCTGCATGCAGTGAGCGTGGACTGGTCCGATGTCTCCGTTGCCTCCCCGTCTCCCCTAACGGCCACGGGCCAGGGACCGGCCGGAACCATGGCATGGGCCGCAGATGGGGCGATCCTCTTGCGGGACACCGGAGGGCGCCGTGTGGTTTCCGTGCCGAAATCGGTAGGGTCACGTGTGAACGATCTCCTCGTGACCAGCGATCAGCTGTTTGCGGCCACCGACCTGGGTACCTGGGAGCTCAGGGGTCAGACATGGAGTCGGATCGGTCCTGCCGCCTATTCACTGTCGGGGCACGCTGACTGCCTGCTCTACGTTTCCGTACCCCGGGAGGAAGGCTGGCGAGAGGTAGGGCGCCTGTATCGCGGTTCCGGTGGCTGGGAGGACCAGATGCTGGTGCCGACTCAGTCGCAGCTCCGGCTGTCCGGTCCCGTCGACGGACCCGGCCGCTGTGCCGCATTCGCCATGGGGGAGAACGAATTTCGAAGAGTCGGCGCCGGTGACAACGTCTTCGACACCCGGCTCTACGCGGGCCTGCAGGACGTGGCCGTTCGCCAGGGCCTGGCCGCGTATATAGCAACAACGGATTTCCTGATGCGCGGCAACGGTCAGCGCATTCTGGGGCCAGGGCATCTCGATGGCGGAGAGGTCATCGGGGTGGCCCTGGGCGACAGTGGCCACGTCTGGTTGGCGTTATCCAACGGCTTGGCATTGGCGAACCCGGTTGAGCGCAGCGTCAGGCGCCCCAAGGGGCCGTTCCTGGAGGAGATCGCGCCGACAGGAGCCCCACTGATTGGCACTGACAGCATCTTTGTGCCGACAGGCGCTGGACTAGTCGCGGTAGCCCGCTCCCTCTTTGCCGAGAGAGCGCAGCCGGGCCCCGATCTCGTCGGGCTGCGAGCCGACGAAGAGTCTATCGACCTCAGGTCGCAGGGTGAGCTACCCTCTTTGGGTGGCGGCTGGAACAACCTCACCCTGGCATTTCGCGTTCGCGATTCCATCCAGCCCCACCGGTACCAGATGTCCGTCGCCATACCCGAGTGGGGAGTTCAGGCCTACGCCTCACCCTGGCCGGACTTCGAAGCTACTTTTGCCATTCCGGAAGGGTGGAGCGGCCGATTTACGGTGCTGGTGCAGGCTATCACGCCAGGGCGGCAGGTATCAGCAAGTTCTTTTTTACTGGATGCGAGAGCGCCGTTGCTGAGACGCCCCTGGATGCAGCTCTCCCTGGTTCTCGGGCTCTTCGGTTCTACGGGAGCATACGCGCTTGTGCAATCGCGCC containing:
- a CDS encoding response regulator, translated to MRVVCLVLLAMVTPWGTLAQPLTVSLRPLESPLPRVSSAVEDSWGDVWIGSAQGLHRWDYRRLQAVEIPPGLLPAQDPSLSDWGVEEDAVSSLLVLEDDLLVGTPHGLLAMDWGTRTWRRIDVLGACSGAPAGDPVRIGAVRDMASSTVGTLVTSGEGLFQLTDGALCRLDAGSYFGLTATPNLTFAIKSGDQESTVMGLDQDRVYPRKKVAGRIAGLAAFGDTLVVATFEQATVLRPDGSSPEQLQLSMPPLGYYALGPDLRLKSDNPREVSGIRDVFIASNGSLWVTHRLGVSVFARLPGRWRRNASALLENASFASALHETSGELWFATTEALHAVSVDWSDVSVASPSPLTATGQGPAGTMAWAADGAILLRDTGGRRVVSVPKSVGSRVNDLLVTSDQLFAATDLGTWELRGQTWSRIGPAAYSLSGHADCLLYVSVPREEGWREVGRLYRGSGGWEDQMLVPTQSQLRLSGPVDGPGRCAAFAMGENEFRRVGAGDNVFDTRLYAGLQDVAVRQGLAAYIATTDFLMRGNGQRILGPGHLDGGEVIGVALGDSGHVWLALSNGLALANPVERSVRRPKGPFLEEIAPTGAPLIGTDSIFVPTGAGLVAVARSLFAERAQPGPDLVGLRADEESIDLRSQGELPSLGGGWNNLTLAFRVRDSIQPHRYQMSVAIPEWGVQAYASPWPDFEATFAIPEGWSGRFTVLVQAITPGRQVSASSFLLDARAPLLRRPWMQLSLVLGLFGSTGAYALVQSRRRRRERERLSNHNRQLEAIQRAKNRFFANISHEFRTPLTLIEGPLIDAIPDSPSSTVILGRHVADRMVRHLRSLLGMVDDLLTFAKIEGQALAISVTRTTWPDSISGVVRSFQPAAERKGISLNFRPYPLESSLVFVDHRVVEQVIGNLISNAIKFTPSGGRVTVTLERGQQGFVRVTVRDTGVGIPPAQVQSVFERFHRVDRGARTPAGSGIGLALVKEVTEAVGGQVSVVSEPGRGSSFEVTLPVWQQPPANATVASNGSVLDQRRSKSGYQKGLAAPGTASRSVVLVVDDNPDVRDYVAEVLAPECRVFKAREGREALSLALKEAPDVIVSDVVMPGMDGHELVKSVRDSPELQLTPVLLLTARADEEDLLEGIGVGADVYLRKPFSARVLRGHVRQMTTRHREVRARLSADREAVTSSTESEFVSRARALIAEHVSDPKFNVARLASELAMSDRTLHRRLTSEVGCGPLEFMRGMRMQAAWTQLVVNRVTVAEAAERVGYNGTKAFRAHFRRQFGMSPSEARHGAPPGSDHAEVRPPG